CACTGGTGGAACTTAACGTCCTCCATCGTTACAGTCTTCCCTTTGtcgcctgaacacacacactcattttcatcaacatctaAAATGCAATTGCATCTGAGAagcagtgactgtgtgtgtgtgtgtgtgtgtgtgtgtatattgtacATACGGCCAGTGAGGGCGAACAGCGCTCGGTCATTGAGTCCCAGTCTCAGCTCAGGCATGCCAGACAGCATGGTCTTCAGCTTGACAGTGCCCACGATGTCACTGCTCATCACACTGCCATTGGCATTCACCTGGGGTCAACGCATGACACAGGGGTCAACCTCTGATGGAGACGTTTTATACAGTAGCTAGTTGATTTATTGAGAGAATGCTCAGTCAATTAAAGATCAAATCCACACTAGGGGAAACAGCATCAGTGTTCACCCCAGCATCTTcggtattgtttttgttttgttgaggaGATACGGCAGAGAGGAGCACCCGGCAGCAGGGGAAAACAACAactgcagtaggcctacataTTCTGCTGTTTGCGCGTGTAGTGATGTCTGAGGGAAGAAACTTGTGTTCGTTGTTTCCcgtaacttctttgttgttgtaatatcacaAACAGGCGTGGCAGTTCCACCAATTAAGGAGTCCAGCTTTAATCAATTAAATGAATCAATTATTCAGAAAGCAAAGGTTATTGGTATTTTCAGTGATCAATATTTTCCTATGGAGATTAAAGCATTATATACACAAAACCAATTATGACAATTATTGATATTGCCGAAACACAAGAAAATGAATTAGTATCAAACCCAACATCCTTATGGTAAAACCACTCACCAGTAAGTTGATGGACTCGATGACATCGATGAAGACCTCATTCTTCTTGTACTTAATGCCCTCTGACCTCCAGGACACAGCGTTGGTGACAGTGGTGGGAACCTTAGTCTTAGCCACCTCCAGCTTGGTGCCCTCCTGCGTGATGTACCTGGAGAGACAGCCAGTATGGACATCAGTAGcttgatcccagatctgttttgtaAGACAATGAATTACAAGGACCAGgaattggcaagacagcacataCAGATCTGGAATCAGGCTAAGTCAAGATAAAAGTCAATGTACCTGTAGTAGAGACATACAGTATGGAGATCAGTCTGATTGGACTTTCAGAAGTCCCAAAACTTGTCCTTACTTTATGATGTTGGGTCTAGAACCAGTATCTGTCTATTAAAGCTGCatctttataataataataaatatgccatttagcagatgcttttatccaaagcgactttcAAACATGCGCGCATACATTTTAtgtatgggtggtcctgggaatcgaaCTCACTACCCTGGCGTTAGAAGCGCCATACTCAACCATACTCAGTCCATTCTCTCCATTTACCCAGTACACGTGTATGACTAATTGACTATATTGTAACAGAGAAcatgtgtatcagtgtgtgttgtgaTTGGCAGGCTCCCCCACCGCCTTCCTCTGCAGATCCTTTATGGTCAGCTGAAGAATGGACTGAGGTCTGCCAGGGGGCAGAAGAAGCACATCAAGGACCACAGCAAGACCTTCCTTAAGCGGAGAGCCTGACAACCAACTGCCATACCTGGCGTCCCACCTTCCGCCTGGGTGTCACACACCTCCAGGACACAATCCCAGAGAGGAGAATCTAAATGTCTTGCACGACACCAGCATGCAGCGGGTATAGCCCTCTGAGGTGGAGAATTCACCTGCCCCTCATGTGGCAAACCACGTGGGTCTCGAATTGGCCTGCACAGCCACATGCAGTGACACTAATGCAACTCCCCACAATTGGGAGCAGCGTCATCATCGAAGGACAGCCATAAGCAAGTAAGTAAGTGAGTGGGTGTCACTCACTCCTGCAGGATCTTGCTGTCGGTGGTCTGGGGGAAGCCAAAGTCCATGAGCTCGTCCAGTAGCTCATAGACCACCACAAAGTTGTCCTGTATGCTCTCCTCCTCCAACTCTGTAAAGTACTCTGTGAACACCTGGAAACAACACAACATCGATTGGCAGCCTCAGTAATAATATGTGAATTATGATCATGTTATGTCAAATGGGTAGGGAGAAACCAGTAGACACATTATGCAGGTCTTTTGGTAGTGAGAAACACTTCTGACTCAGCCATTGGCGTGAAAATGACAGCAATGGAGTTGTTAAGACAGCACAGACAGACCTCTGACTCACCTCAACCACTTTATAGAGGAAGGCATAGACCAGAGAGGCGTTGGAGTTCTTGTTGGTAGTGGCCACCACTGTGAGAGCGTCAAGGTAGATAGAACACACAGGCCTATTCTAAGGTCCTAGTGTAATATGTTTAAGAAGTTCATTATCATCTTTACTCTAgggaaaaatacatatttgtCTTTATGTAGGTTTGACTAGCATCTCATTAGTAAAGCTAACATGATTTATACAGGCTACAAAATGGTAATGATTAACTTTTAGCTGGCTAGCGACTAAAATCATTATAAGGATACAGTACAGGTTGGTGTGCTTGATCCACAGGAAATGAACATTGCCGTGCGACATGATTGGACAGGTAAgcccctcctcttcctgtgtcatGAGCAAAGGCAGGAAATGGTCAATCTCAGCCATGTCCACGTCGCCCTTGTAGTTCCGACATATGAGCACCTGCAGGGTAAGAGGGGAAAACAATAACCAATATGGGTCAAAGGTCACCCTTAAGGCACCCAAGTTTTTCCTAAGCATGTGACGTGACTAAAAAAACTCACGGTCCTACTAGAGGTCAACGGGTGAGAGaggtaatgaggtaatgtaacgTAGAGGTCAACGGGTGAGAGAGGTGATGAGGTAATGTAACATAGAGGTCAACGGGTGAGAGAGGTGATGAGATAATGTAACGTAGAGGTCAACAGGTGAGAGAAGTGATGAGGTAATGTAACGTAGAGCAGATATGGGAAGAGTAGAACTAGAGATCATTATTCCAGCAACCTTCTGGATGTGTCAGGCGAAGAGGTGCTCATAAACGTTACACAGTATTTCATGTTGAGTCCTGTACATGTTCCATCGATTCCATCTCTAAGGAATGCTAAATGAAGGAAGATCATAAGGGCTTGACAACTCTTTGCCTTGACAAGTGATCAGATGGCTGAGATTGGGCTCCAGAGCTACACCTGTCACTCAATCAAGATGTTGCAGTGCCTACAAAGTCTAGGTGTACAGTAGTACCATGCTACAGGCTTATAACAGTGGTTATTGTGGCTTGTCAGTTGTTGTGTAAGCCTAGGCCAGGGGTTCGGCAACAGGCGGCCCAAAACCATCCCAAGTGATATTGTTTTTTAGTAAAATCAACATATAATATACATTTTTTAGGATTTTAGtttttgtaatttaaaaaaaaaagactaaAATCAACAAGAATTCAGCTAAAATTGAGTTTACTTTAATGATTGTGTCTTAATGTAATCAAGGTATTCAAATATGTATTTTtggcttagttgtggtcaatttgtagTGTACAAAGTattataattatgttctggcccctcGAACATAAATCGGCCGGCTGCTGAATATGGTTGCCTTGGCCTACTAATTTGCATGTAGCCTAATACAACCTCTTGCTGTTGTGCCACATGAAACCATGTCCTCTTTCCCCTCCCATGACTTCTAGGCCTATTGTAGAGGGATGGAATCTTTTTATCAAATTACACCTCTAGCTGTGAGAGATTCAGGCTATACTGAATCTCTCACAGGATAAGAAACCTGAATAGAGCATTCTCTTCTGTTTATAACAGGAAGTACTGTGTTGTCTGCCCAACCAAATGTGATTTATAATGTGTTAATCTTGGCACTATCCTTCTACAATGTACACAAGATGACAGATGCCAGGCAACTTTGACTCACTTACTATATTCACTTTCATGTTTGGAAATGATATGTAATTCTTTTGTGGCAGCTTTTTTCATAACACCTGGTATAAGAATTTGTCAAGTCTAAAAAGGATAAAAAGCAGCCACTGGCCTTATGACCTGTTTTTATCCGCTTGTGTCCGGAAGTGACTTGTGCAAGGTTTGAATGGAACTGTCACAGGCAACGAATTAATCTTTAACGACGTGGCTATCTATTAATGTTTAATGGCAAGAGCAAACGTTGAACAAACTCTATTTCAATCCCAAACAAAAGCGAGTTAAGGTCAAGTCAAGTTAAAACTGACATTGGTTATAGCGTTATAAATAGCAACAATCAAAATGAGAAGTGATCTTACCTTTCCTTTCAAGTCCAGAACGAAGACAGCGGAGGCAGACATTATCAGCACCAAATGGATCACTCCGCAAGTATTTCAACCACTACAAGCTTGTCCGCTTAAATTTTAAGCGTTTCCTTTCGCCAGTAAAGTAGTCTAAATGGGTATAAATGTACTCATGGCTTCCACGGTTCCTTTTCTTGAAGGGACACGTCAGATCTGACGTCACGGGCCTCCAGGTAAAACATTAACAGCATCGCACTCACCTGTATGGAAAAAGAGGCCGGGACGTACTGCTCGATTATTTCGCGAGATGGCGCAATAGATCCAGATATGCATGTTGGAACTTTTAGCGCAATTACTCACTACTTCCACAAGAGGGCAGACGTACATTAGATAAGTAACGATTGCAAAAATCCACCGATCGATTCCGTACCATActgcacaggaggctggtggcaccttaattagggaggacaGGCTCGAGGTAGTGGTTGGAGTTGTATAAGTGGAATGatatgggcggcagggtagcctagtggttagagcattggactagtaaccgaaaggttgcaagttcaaatccccaagctgacaaggtacaaaatctgtcgttctgcccctgaacaggcagttaacccactgttcctaggctgtcattgaaaataagaatttgttcttaactgacttgcctagtaaagtaaaataaaatataaatatcaaatacatcaaacacatggtttccatctgcttaatgccattccattcactccgttcaagacattattatgagccgtcctcccctcagcagcctccactgccatACAGTCTGTAGACCTGGCCTGCTGATAACAGTTTCAAGTGATCttgaatttaaaataaaaaatatattttctgctTCACATATCTACAATTTACTTTAGATGACTGGAGCTTTTCCCCAACTAGATTTATTTTGACCTGGTGACCTTGACTTTTAACAGGCATTATGTCTGTCAAGATGTTTTGTCAGTTAATGCAGTGATATTTATTGCTCTGACGTCACTTTTGGAATCTTGCAAAGAACTGGCTAACAACAAACTCACATGTTTCTCCTCAAAGTCAAACCCACCCAAAATGATCTGACACTTTACTATTTCATTACAAAACCCCAGGCCTTTCAGCGTTTACTGGTCTCTTTATCTTGACATCTTTACAAAGGCCTATAAGGATTTGtctagacctgggttcaaatagtattcatctttatatatatatatatatatatatatatatatgtgtgtgtgtgtgtgtgtgtgtgtactctgagTGTTTGATTGTGCCTGCATAAAGATGACAGATGGACAGAATTAGTTTggacttttgggactattccattggatCCATTCACTGTGCCAGTcgagctcaatcaagcccagctaaAGTAATTGAATActacttgaacccaggtctggattTGTCATGTGCACTCCCTTTACAGCTTCTTAATCTGTTATAACCCTTACTTTACATGCATGGTGCCGCAACTCGCCTCCTTCCCCATTGGGGCCTCCGTCCCTCTGTAGGCGGCTTGGTGCCAagtctcacttcctctctcttcctctcctctctgtaggaAAGCTGTAGgaaagctctgtgtgtgtgtgtgtgtatttaggcTATAGGAAGGCCATGGCCAACAACAGACTTCCATGTAGGAGTTGTGTATGTTATGGGAGGGTTGGGACATGTGTCAATCTCAGTCAGTGTATTGCTCATTTTGTCCAAAAGCTTTGTTTGCACCAGCTTGAAGTAGCCATATCCAACCCACAGATAGGAGAATTTGTAGACCTACTGGAGCTGTAAACTAGACAGCAACGCCTTGGTAAAACACACATGCTACATTCACAAAGGCTGTGGCCTGGCTATCAAATAATAAAGGGTCAGATGTGGGCCAATGGGTGACATGCAACTAAGGAATGCTTTGTGTacctttcagacacacacactgtttgtttTAGTCAGTTAGTGCAGGCCTACTGCCATCTTTTCTAGCCACCCTTAACTTGACCTGTTTTTGGACAAAATGTGTCTAAAAACAGGTAACGTTACGAGTGACGAGCAAAAATGACAGTTTATCCAAATCAAAGTTTAGCATCCTCCACCAATGTTTAATTTTAAACTTGAAAAATCACCCCCACACTCCAAATCAGGCATGGAAGAGATGGAGTACTGTGACACATGTAAACATCAACATTAAACCCCACGATTCTTAATCGGACCTCTTCTTCCTCCCCTGTTGTTGTGGCCTGGATGTGAAGCCAGAAGGAAAGGCCATCACCGCTGCAGCCTTAGGATGTGtctcaaatgtcaccctattccatacattgtgcactacttgtcaaaagtagtgcactatatagggaatagggtgccatttgagatgcaggcTTGACTGACTGCAGTAGCCTTCCCATATCCCCCATATGGGGTACTTGGAGGTCCAACAATAACATATGGAAACGCTTTGTAGGTCAGACAGACTCCAAGGAAACAAATGACTTGTAGGTCAGACAGACTCCAAGGAAACAAATGACTTGTAGGTCAGACAGACTCCAAGGAAACAAATGACTTGTAGGTCAGACAGACTCCAAGGAAACAAATGACTTGTAGGTCAGACAGACTCCAAAGGAAACAAATGACTTGTAGTTCAGACAGACTCCAAGGAAACAAATGACTTGTAGTTCAGACAGACTCCAAGGAAACAAATGACTTGTAGGTCAGACAGACTCCAAAGGAAACAAATGACTTGTAGTTCAGACAGACTCCAAACGAAACACATGACTTGTAGGTCAGACAGACTCCAAGGGAAACAAATGACTTGTAGGTCCGACAGACTCTAAATGAAACGCATGACTTGTAGGTCAGACAGACTCCAAGGGAAACAAATGACTTGTAGTTCACAGACTCCAAGGAAACAAATGACTTGTAGGTCAGACAGACTCCAAGGGAAACAAATGACTTGTAGGTCAGACAGACTCCAAGGGAAACAAATGACTTGTAGGTCAGACAGACTCCAAGGGAAATAAATGACTTTTCCTCTACCTCTCTAGGTTTTACTATACAGTAGGTCAACAAGTTAAACTGTTCAACAGTAGCTTCTTGCTACTATCTATCccaggggttcttaaactttATCAGCTCaagacccaaatgagaaattgaCTGTGACCCAGATTGCCCTCCAACGACTGATTTGAAATCTGATTgtaaaccttaaccacactgctaaccttaaccacactgctaaccttaaccacactgctaaccttaaccacactgctaaccttaaccacactgctaaccttgaccacactgctaaccttaaccacactgctaaccttaaccacactgctaaccttaaccacactgctaaccttaaccacactgctaaccttaaccacactgctaaccttaaccacactgctaaccttgaccacactgctaaccttaaccacactgctaaccttaaccacactgctaaccttaaccacactgctaaccttaaccacactgctaaccttaaccacactgctaaccttaaccacactgctaaccttgaccacactgctaaccttaaccacactgctaaccttaaccacactgctaaccttaaccacactgctaaccttaaccacactgctaaccttaaccacactgctaaccttaaccacactgctaaccttaaccacactgctaaccttaaccacactgctaaccttaaccacactgctaaccttgaccacactgctaaccttgaccacactgctaaccttaaccacactgctaaccttaaccacactgctaaccttaaccacactgctaaccttaaccacactgctaaccttaaccacactgctaaccttaaccacactgctaaccttaaccacactgctaaccttaaccacactgctaaccttaaccacactgctaaccttaaccacactgctaaccttaaccacactgctaaccttaaccacactgctaaccttaaccacactgctaaccttaaccacactgctaaccttaaccacactgctaaccttaaccacactgctaaccttaaccacactgctaaccttgaccacactgctaaccttaaccacactgctaaccttaaccacactgctaaccttaaccacactgctaaccttaaccacactgctaaccttaaccacactgctaaccttaaccacactgctaaccttaaccacactgctaaccttgaccacactgctaaccttgaccacactgctaaccttaaccacactgctaaccttaaccacactgctaaccttaaccacactgctaaccttaaccacactgctaaccttgaccacactgctaaccttaaccacactgctaaccttaaccacactgctaaccttgaccacactgctaaccttaaccacactgctaaccttaaccacactgctaaccttaaccacactgctaaccttgtgCCTAACCCTTAAATTAAGATAAAAAAGAAAAAACAAATCCATACATTTTTACGACTTTGCAGCTTGGCTATCTAGTGGGTCGATATGACTGTACATTCTATTGTTCCTTCAGTGCACTGCTGAGTGCCATAAAGAGGTAGACATACACAACAGACGACACATTGACGCAGCTGCTATTGTCATGACCTAGTTAAGAACACCTGTGCTGGTCAAATCATCTCCCCTTCACATGATGGGTCAAACCATCACAAGCTCAGTTCATTTAACCCTCAGACTTCACCATGGTATGTACAGGCCTGGCCGGGGCATATGGAGAAATGTAATGGACCAGCTAAGTGGTGATGCTCTTGACCAGTCTTACTCTCACTCCTACCAATTTTCAACAGTGTAGAGCCACCACTGAACATATCGATGGTAGAACTACTAGTGACTAGTTGGCCTACGACTAGTTGGCCTACGACTAGTTGGCCTACGACTAGTTGGCCTACGACTAGTTGGCCTACGACTAGTTGGCCTATGACTTGTTGGCCTACGACTAGTTGGCCTATGACTTGTTGGCCTACGACTAGTTGGCCTATGACTTGTTGGCCTACGACTTGTTGGCCTACGACTAGTTGGCCTACGACTAGTTGGCCTACGACTTGTTGGCCTACGACTAGTTGGCCTACGACTAGTTGGCCTACGACTAGTTGGCCTACATGTGTCTGGGTGTGTTTGATTTGAGTGCAGCAGTGTGTTTCAAAGTGTATCCTCCCCTGCAGCCTGGGAGGAAGCATTTCTCTGGGTAGTGGCTGGTGTCTTTGGGTCTCTGAGACAGAGACTATTGTTATTGCTTATCACCAGACCAGTACAGCCAGTACCACTCTGTTCTGTTTGGTAAACTGGCTAGTGACCTGTTGTTCCTGAAGTGACTTCCTGTTCTCATGTCACAAGACACTCCCCCTCGTAGACTGTCACAGTGGTGTGATGTTCGGACCCCGCCCCTTTGTGACATCGCTGGCCAATGGGAGATGGTGGAATGGCAATATGTAAATAGTCAGGTGAGGTGACGATACAGGAGATAGTGTCTATGAGCCTATCCCATGGGGACAAACATTGTTTGTCACCTGTGCTTCAGGGTGTGTCTTAAAGCCATAGGGGTCTAGCACACTGTGGATCTAGGCTCATTTGAATGGCTATAAAGGGCGATAGCTATGTGCATCTGTCAACAGTGATGCTGATGGAGTGTATGTGGATACAGACCCTGTATAATTTCCATTGCTCTGCACTTTCACACGTTTTACCTGCAGGCGTCACTTTACCCACAACACTATTATAGCTTAGCTTCCATACAACATACTGCATCTAACGAAGGGGAGTGAATGTTAGGCCAAAGAAAACAACCCCAGAATTGCACCTCCAGCTTTGTATTGCAGTTATATGTTGAATCCAAAGATTTATCAGAAGACTGTTGATCTACAGTAAAACTGTACTGAATGTCCCACTGGGCCTCCTGGGGCCACCAGTACAAAATGTATGCAATCACTTGTTATAAGCCACTTTAAGTAaaggtgtctgctaaatggcatacatTATTATAAATGTTGGCAAACTGTTTGCCCATGCATAGGTACCGCACAAAAACCTGACAGAAATATCGCGAGGATGACAAGGCGATCCTATGTAGACTCCACGTGTAGACCACTCCTACTAAGGAATGTGGATGCTAGTTCCTGTCAGATGTTATTCATTGATAGAGAACAGGTCTGTCCTTGAAGATGGATAACGACATCAACAGCTCATAGACGAATGCTATTAGTCACTTCCTGCATAGCTTCACCTATATATACTTTATATAAGTAAGCTAGAtaccattcaaatcaaatgtaaacaggtgtagactaacagtgaaatgtgtacttacgagcccttcccaaaaatgcagagagaaaataatagacaaataataacacaaggaataaatacacaatgacggggtaccagtacacggggtaccagtacagagtcgatgtctAGGGGTACAAAGTCATTTAGGTAGATagagtgccttcaaaaagtattcacagcccttgactttttccacattttgttgtgtaacaacctgaatttaaaatggattaaatagagatttttttggtcactggcctatacacaataccccataatgtaaatgtggaatgttttttttctttcaactTTTGACAAATTAATCAAAAATGAAAAgctcctattggtagatgggtaaaaaaaaaaaaaaaaagacatttaatatccctttgagcatggtgaagttattaattacactttggatggtgtatcaatacacccagtcactacaaatatacaggtgtccttcctaactcagttgccggagaggaaggaaactgctcagagatttcaccatgaggccaatggtgattaagatggttacagagtttaatggctgtgataggggNNNNNNNNNNNNNNNNNNNNNNNNNNNNNNNNNNNNNNNNNNNNNNNNNNNNNNNNNNNNNNNNNNNNNNNNNNNNNNNNNNNNNNNNNNNNNNNNNNNNTCTCTCTCtagccatcgctctctctctagccatcgctctctctctagccatcgctctctctctagccatcgctctctctcgccattagccatcgctctctctctagccatcatcgctctctctctagccatctcgctctctctctagccatctcgctctctctctagccatctcgctctctctctggccatctcgctctctctctagccatctcgctctctctctagccatctcgctctctctctctctctagccagccatctctctctctctctctctctctctctctctctctctagccagccatctctctctctctctctctctctctctctctctagccagccatctctctctctctagccatctctctctagtcctctctctccttcctcaagAAGGGACAGGACAGGGAATTGGTCTAGGATGAAACTTATTAAAAACACCTTTtaaatctctttctctccatatcTGTTCCAGTCTTTAAGCCAGAGGAGCTGCGCCAGGCTCTCATGCCAACCCTAGAGTCTCTTTACAGACAGGACCCAGAGTCTCTACCCTTCAGACAGCCTGTagaccccatggtactgggcATCCCAGTGAGTACACACAGACACGCTACAGACAGGACCCAGAGTGTTTACCCTTCAGACAGCCTGTagaccccatggtactgggcATCCCAGTGAGTACACACAGACACGCTACAGACAGGACCCAGAGTGTTTACCCTTCAGACAGCCTGTagaccccatggtactgggcATCCCAGTGAGTACACATGTAGCTACCCTGTGTCTGCCCCTCCTGTTTGTTGTGATGTTGAGTTTGCCAACTGTCAGCTGTAcgtaaacacacagtccactcTGTGTGTTGTGGAAAGGTAAACACTAATTGTGTCAAGCTAACTTCAGCGAACATAAGATGAACATTCAGTGGACTCTAAAGTGCCAGCAGTTCACTCACATTTGCTAGTGAAATCAATTAAATGCAAATACGAAAATAACTTACGAGTGTGATATACATTTAATTCTGCATCCCCATTAGTTGGTTTTTCCACGTAACATTACGAGGATCACGCAACCTGAGACTGTAACTGTAATTATATCCACGTCACAAAAAGCATTACAAAAGTAAATTAAATATAAACATCTTGGCATTAAATGTAGTCGGGAGTTTAGAAGACTGAATAATGAAGAATGAATGAGTGTCCGGTATTAGCTATGGAGGCAATGCTTCTAAAATGCAGTTGCACTAGATTTGAGATTTTATACATTTATGAAACTCTGAAATGATGTATGCACTGCAAAGAAATAAAATAGGCACCTTCACATAGGCTGAAACACCAGACTCTTCTGGTAGCCTACTGAACAGCGGTCAGATTCCCTTTGCGGTAGCCTAGCGAACCTACTTATCAGTATGAATATTTTATTTATGTCTTGTAAAATACTTCTTCAGAGAACTGAACCAGGTGTGATCCATAATGTTTGTCTAAGCACGTGTGCTCATGGAAAAAATGTACTGGTGTCAAGCCTACACTCTCTCCTACCTGGAGAGACACAACCATCTTTCTAACGAGGAGCTGTCCATTGGCCAGGACACCCACACCTACATAGGAAGCCAAGGCAAGCTGGATCTGAAGACATTCTATGCAGATGTCAGAAACTTATTTTCTTCTGCAGTAGACTTCATGTTGCTGAAATATCCATTTGGCGATGTGCTCCTCCAGCATGCAGTGATCGCTGACATCGCCAACAGGCAGACTGCCATGTTCTCATCCCTCAACTTTTTCATGGCACACTTTCCCTGCATTATTCCTGAGGGAGCCTCTGTTGATCTGGTGGAAGATGAGTTTAGACTATTAGGCAACACCATTTGAGCAGAGTCTGGTCAACATGCGCACGGATCAGGCCTGGAGAGAAGTCAGCACAATGAAAAGGTCTACTCCCACCTTTCGGCTGTGATGCTGGGGTTATTGGTCATTTTCCACAGCAATGCAGATTGCGAATGAACATTCAGTCTCGTTTCGAAGAACAAAACCCAGTACAGAGCCTCCCTCAGTACAGACCGACTGAGTGGCCTTGTTACCAAGAAGTCTACCCTGCTGCATAAGCCTAAATCTGCTAGCTACCTGTCTAGGAAATGGTTTCCTGAAGATTTGAAGGTCTTCTGAAGATTTGTCGTCACTCACTGTTTCCTATCA
This genomic window from Oncorhynchus kisutch isolate 150728-3 linkage group LG20, Okis_V2, whole genome shotgun sequence contains:
- the LOC109865914 gene encoding AP-1 complex subunit mu-2; protein product: MSASAVFVLDLKGKVLICRNYKGDVDMAEIDHFLPLLMTQEEEGLTCPIMSHGNVHFLWIKHTNLYLVATTNKNSNASLVYAFLYKVVEVFTEYFTELEEESIQDNFVVVYELLDELMDFGFPQTTDSKILQEYITQEGTKLEVAKTKVPTTVTNAVSWRSEGIKYKKNEVFIDVIESINLLVNANGSVMSSDIVGTVKLKTMLSGMPELRLGLNDRALFALTGRDKGKTVTMEDVKFHQCVRLSRFESDRTISFIPPDGESELMSYRINTHVKPLIWIESVIEKFSHSRVEIMVKAKGQFKKQSVANNVEVRVPVPSDADSPKFKTSTGHAKYVPEKNLAVWTIKSFPGGKEFLMRASFGLPSVENDEMEGKPPITVNFEIPYFTVSGIQVRYMKIIEKSGYQALPWVRYITQSGDYQLRSNF